The following proteins are encoded in a genomic region of Zea mays cultivar B73 chromosome 9, Zm-B73-REFERENCE-NAM-5.0, whole genome shotgun sequence:
- the LOC103639303 gene encoding histone H2A, which yields MDSTGTGAGGKGKKGAAGRKVGGPRKKSVSRSVKAGLQFPVGRIGRYLKKGRYAQRVGTGAPVYLAAVLEYLAAEVLELAGNAARDNKKTRIIPRHVLLAIRNDEELGKLLGGVTIAHGGVLPNINPVLLPKKTAEKASSVGSKEAKSPKKAAKSPKKA from the exons ATGGACTCCACCGGCACCGGAGCAGGGGGTAAGGGGAAGAAGGGAGCGGCCGGGCGCAAGGTCGGCGGGCCAAGGAAGAAGTCGGTGTCGAGGTCCGTGAAGGCCGGGCTCCAGTTCCCCGTCGGCCGCATCGGGCGCTACTTGAAGAAGGGCCGCTACGCGCAGCGTGTCGGCACCGGCGCCCCCGTCTACCTCGCCGCTGTCCTCGAATACCTCGCCGCTGAG GTTCTGGAGCTCGCCGGTAATGCTGCCAGGGACAACAAGAAGACTCGCATTATTCCGCGCCACGTGCTTCTGGCGATCCGGAACGACGAGGAGCTTGGGAAGCTGTTGGGCGGCGTGACTATCGCTCACGGCGGTGTGCTCCCCAATATCAACCCTGTTCTGCTGCCCAAGAAGACGGCGGAGAAGGCGTCCAGTGTGGGGAGCAAGGAGGCAAAGTCGCCCAAGAAGGCCGCCAAGTCCCCCAAGAAGGCATAG
- the LOC103639304 gene encoding histone H2B.1-like yields the protein MAPKAEKKPAEKKPAAEEKAEKTTAGKKPKSEKRLPASKSSGKEGGEKKGKKKAKKSVETYKIYIFKVLKQVHPDIGISSKAMSIMNSFINDIFEKLAGEAAKLARYNKKPTITSREIQTSVRLVLPGELAKHAVSEGTKAVTKFTSN from the coding sequence ATGGCGCCCAAGGCCGAGAAGAAGCCAGCGGAGAAGAAGCCGGCGGCCGAGGAGAAGGCGGAGAAGACGACCGCAGGTAAGAAGCCCAAGTCCGAGAAGCGCCTGCCGGCCTCGAAGTCCTCCGGCAAGGAGGGCGGCgagaagaaggggaagaagaaggccaagaagagcgTGGAGACCTACAAAATCTACATCTTCAAGGTCCTGAAGCAGGTGCACCCCGACATCGGCATCTCCTCCAAGGCCATGTCCATCATGAACTCCTTCATCAACGACATATTCGAGAAGCTCGCCGGCGAGGCCGCCAAGCTCGCGCGGTACAACAAGAAGCCCACCATCACCTCCCGCGAGATCCAGACCTCCGTGCGCCTCGTCCTCCCAGGAGAGCTCGCCAAACATGCCGTCTCCGAGGGAACCAAGGCCGTCACCAAGTTCACCAGCAATTGA
- the LOC100282566 gene encoding ATP synthase subunit b', chloroplastic, with protein sequence MATALMVAATTSCSPGRAAPRLKPVASSSSSSSSSSARPRRPLAQQLPRLLATAAAAAAVAAAPLPALAEQMEKAALFDFNLTLPAIATEFLLLMVALDKLYFTPLGKFMDERDAKIRGELGDVKGASEEVKQLEDQAAAIMKAARAEIAAALNKMKKETTAELEAKLDEGRSRVEAELVEALANLEAQKEEAVKALDAQIASLSDEIVKKVLPSA encoded by the coding sequence ATGGCCACGGCTTTGATGGTTGCAGCCACCACCTCCTGCTCCCCgggccgcgccgcgccgcgcctGAAGCCGgtggcctcctcctcctccagcagcagcagcagctcggCGCGGCCGCGGCGGCCCTTGGCGCAGCAGCTCCCGCGGCTGCTggcaacggcggcggcggcggcggcggtggcagctGCGCCGCTCCCGGCGCTGGCGGAGCAGATGGAGAAGGCCGCACTGTTTGACTTCAACCTGACGCTCCCGGCGATCGCGACCGAGTTCCTGCTGCTCATGGTGGCGCTGGACAAGCTCTACTTCACGCCGCTAGGCAAGTTCATGGATGAGCGGGACGCCAAGATCCGCGGTGAGCTCGGCGATGTCAAGGGCGCCTCCGAGGAGGTGAAGCAGCTGGAGGACCAGGCGGCGGCCATCATGAAGGCGGCGCGCGCCGAGATCGCGGCGGCGCTTAACAAGATGAAGAAGGAGACCACCGCGGAGCTGGAGGCCAAGCTGGACGAGGGGCGCAGCCGTGTGGAGGCCGAGCTCGTAGAGGCGCTCGCCAACCTCGAGGCGCAGAAGGAGGAGGCTGTTAAGGCGCTCGACGCCCAGATCGCCTCGCTCAGTGATGAGATCGTCAAGAAGGTGCTCCCATCCGCGTGA